Within Sporosarcina sp. PTS2304, the genomic segment GAGATCAATGAAGAAATGAAGCTAGCTGCAACGTACGCGATTGCCGACTTGATTAAAGAAGAAGACTTACGAGACGATTATATCATTCCAGATCCATTTGATGACCGTGTGCCTTCGATCGTAGCCCATGCTGTTGCGAAAGCAGCTATGCGCACAGGAGTATCTGTTTCAAAAGAATTGATTTTACCGGGTAGATAATTCTTATATAAGCCAGTCGCTCCTGAAATATAGGAGTGGCTGGTTTTTTTTATGTCGTCATGCGCACACACGTGGTCTTTCAAACGGACGTATAGTAGAAGTAAAACTAGAGGCGAGGGGGAGTGTAATGACTTGGCTGCTTATTTTAGGCTTTGCTATTTCTTCTAGCATTGATAACTTTGGAGTAGGATTATCTTACGGCGTCCAAAAAGTTCGTGTTCCGATTGTCTCCAATCTATTGATCGCGGTCATTTGTTTTATCTTTAGTATCGTAGGGATTATATCAGGTGTGTGGATCGCAGAATTATTGCCGGGAAGCTGGCCGGATATTGTAGCATTTGCTGTTTTGAGTCTCATAGGTATACGAATAATGATGATTGCATTTAGACAGCAAAATAGATCCCGTTCAAGTGTACTTAGCGAACCGGAGAAGATGGATTTCGATAAATCTTCGCATATTAGTTTAGGAGAAGCATTACTGTTAGGCGTAGCTTTATCAGCAAATGCGCTGACTAATGGAGTCGGTGCAGGATTACTGGAACTATCTGCAGTGGCGATTGCGTTTTCGGCCGCGGTCGGTAGCTATGTAACGTTATGGGCAGGTGTTGAATTAGGTAATAGGCTGTCGAATTTTCATATTGGGAAAATGACTGTCGGGCAATTTGGAACGTTTATGAGTGGAATCATTATTTTATTGATTGCCATAACGCGTCTATTCTAGTAAATGTTATACTAGAAATCATTATGTTATGAAAGAGGCGCGTATATGGCGTTTACCAAGTGGGATATGAAATCATTTATGAAAGGTGCATCCATTTTGACGATTGCGGCTATCGTTGTCAAAGTTTTGAGTGCTGTGTATCGTGTACCTTTTCAGAACTTAGTAGGGGATAAAGGGTTTTACATTTATCAACAAGTGTATCCTTTCATTGGCATATTTATCGTTTGGACATCATCGGGGTTCGCTGTAGCTGTTTCGAAAATGCTTGCTGAAAGTAAGAGTGCAGGGGAGTCGCGGGGGATTTTACGTGTATCAATCGCCTATCTACTGTTGTTATCGCTAGGTATTTTTGTTTTATTGCGTGCTGGATCATCGTTTTTCGCAGATGTCATGGGAGATCGGGAGCTGGCACCCGTGTTGCATACAGGTGCGTATATCGTTTTAGTTCTGCCGTTTTTAGCTGTATTAAAAGGAGCTTTTCAATCTGAAGGGCAAATGATTCCTGTAGCTATTTCCAATATTTCTGAACAGTTGTTTCGTGTGCTCATTGTATTGACGGGCACATGGTTTGCGGTCAAGGCGGGGACTTCCCTTTATAAAATAGGAGAGATCACGATGTGGGCGGCTGTTGCTGGAGAAGCAGTCGGCGTACTTATTTTAACTTGGTTCTTTTTGCAGTACGAACGAGTTGAGCGTGCGAAAATCCAGGTCTGGCAAGTTGTAAAAGAGTTGACGAAGATCAGCGTGAGCGTCAGCGCCAGTTCGTTAATTTTACTAATCT encodes:
- the ytaF gene encoding sporulation membrane protein YtaF — its product is MTWLLILGFAISSSIDNFGVGLSYGVQKVRVPIVSNLLIAVICFIFSIVGIISGVWIAELLPGSWPDIVAFAVLSLIGIRIMMIAFRQQNRSRSSVLSEPEKMDFDKSSHISLGEALLLGVALSANALTNGVGAGLLELSAVAIAFSAAVGSYVTLWAGVELGNRLSNFHIGKMTVGQFGTFMSGIIILLIAITRLF